One Papaver somniferum cultivar HN1 chromosome 10, ASM357369v1, whole genome shotgun sequence genomic window carries:
- the LOC113318634 gene encoding NADPH-dependent codeinone reductase 1-4-like has product MVNTGVPVITLSSGKGIPVLGMGTFETVSKGGERERLAFLKAIEVGYRHFDTAACYQTEECLGEAIGEALQLGLIKSRDELFITSKLWCTDAHPDRVLLALQSSLRNLKLEYLDLYLIHFPVSLKPGNEVTMDAAGGKIFLMDYKSVWAAMEECQNLGFTKSIGVSNFSCKKLQELLAIANIPPVVNQVEMSPVFHQTNLREYCKANNILVTAYSILGGKGTAWGSNSVLGSEVLNQIAIARGKSIAQVSMRWVYEQGAILVVKSFSEKNMRENLNIFDWELTKEDLERIGEIPQRRLIIQEFMISSNGPFKSLEEFWDEKAA; this is encoded by the exons atggtgAACACTGGTGTACCTGTTATCACTCTGAGCTCGGGGAAAGGGATACCTGTTTTAGGTATGGGAACATTTGAAACAGTTAGTAAAGGGGGTGAACGAGAGAGGTTGGCGTTTTTGAAAGCGATAGAGGTGGGTTACAGACACTTCGATACTGCTGCGTGCTACCAAACTGAAGAGTGTCTTGGTGAAGCTATAGGGGAAGCACTTCAACTTGGCCTAATCAAATCTCGAGATGAACTCTTTATCACTTCTAAGCTCTGGTGCACCGATGCTCACCCTGATCGTGTTCTTTTGGCTCTTCAGAGTTCTCTGAG GAATCTTAAGTTGGAGTATCTGGATCTATACCTGATACACTTTCCGGTAAGCTTGAAGCCAGGGAATGAGGTCACTATGGACGCAGCAGGGGGCAAAATTTTTCTAATGGACTACAAGTCTGTATGGGCAGCCATGGAAGAGTGTCAGAACCTTGGCTTCACTAAGTCAATCGGTGTCAGCAATTTCTCCTGCAAAAAGCTTCAGGAATTATTGGCGATAGCGAACATCCCTCCAGTTGTAAATCAA GTGGAGATGAGCCCAGTTTTCCACCAAACGAATCTGAGAGAGTATTGCAAGGCCAATAATATACTGGTGACTGCATACTCGATTTTGGGTGGCAAAGGAACCGCATGGGGCTCCAATTCAGTTTTGGGTTCCGAGGTGCTTAACCAGATTGCTATCGCCAGAGGAAAGTCTATTGCTCAG GTTAGTATGAGATGGGTATACGAGCAAGGCGCGATTCTTGTGGTGAAAAGTTTCAGTGAAAAGAATATGAGGGAAAACTTGAACATATTCGATTGGGAACTGACTAAGGAAGACTTGGAAAGGATTGGTGAGATTCCACAGCGCAGATTAATCATTCAGGAATTTATGATATCATCTAATGGACCTTTCAAATCTCTAGAAGAGTTCTGGGATGAAAAAGCAGCTTGA